The following proteins come from a genomic window of Astatotilapia calliptera chromosome 11, fAstCal1.2, whole genome shotgun sequence:
- the pbxip1b gene encoding pre-B-cell leukemia homeobox interacting protein 1b isoform X2 → MSGTGSANNSWTILTPEETAAETLKPVIMGTEYHGESHTTAPGSGDNNQPANGAKSAEGLPVENYLVPKEKTAELSGGLSADQPTSVPTSVTDNPIPSSLEVSSNLNHGSDEVSQAGGLPEGPAQSSSDPDSYSDSYTHVAPSPDEPPLLPLSTETLGGAECVQMEGTQHLRNEEELKQEGEESDAYLKTTDLGKETDPHADSEVSQERTEKAGEEGESEVRKRRSLLASLEQIGRREEEEEVDEFQLPQREDDSGFSVNKCILGALILLGLGTIFFSGIFMDLDEESDYSTRDLKDTELPGKREWLNPEAPQSPLDADNSELLNKLAKGNEQISVLQAQLQTQNEELKVAQGHAAEGAKERLRWEAVEKENSRLKTEMASLPVLQKENERMKKELESFPALQKELETLRSTVTELKVSSGSQTTQASMKLATLPPPGQPEDSKQETAGSTGRQTKHPRDDPKQKKKDVKRDRYDLGEQKEGKERKKSVGMEGEKKGRKDGSKKEWKKEKHEQGMSDRENDKEGRLKRHSEGEKQWKEKDWKKEKTSRGDEGKPWKDGEGKRERTEKREKKEWNEDVDRKRPKHEKVNEGKQLGGKEENKHWKEGKDRGGRQKEQKEWKKLKDGFKESGKVQWEDKEWKEKGEREWRRGTERDDKNDKLQGKVGKEKDERKRWEGSKNHGKDGSREDDRKRWNEHERKSQNGKHDKEWKSKDKKWEQSKREQSKERDGRKEKKHNEDWKKDKLQFQKSKDVYKVKNNHGKKEEHQYGDQKQPHTHRKPSMGQPEYWVQQRERLQHSPKPSQECDSLESCAKAERLLPVHLPEFEAILQTYLAKAEQAGVDDSKREELKKLATQFFKDGVFVHDQMSFQDFVEDLSDILEDMVEEDEDGEQDSAIEDEMEEFEREVMRKFSLRGGGEKEERIKGDWRKESGQGRG, encoded by the exons ATGTCTGGCACTGGGAGTGCTAATAACAGCTGGACCATCCTAACTCCTGAG GAAACTGCTGCTGAAACCCTGAAGCCTGTGATAATGGGGACGGAGTACCATGGAGAAAGCCATACAACTGCACCAG GTTCTGGGGACAACAACCAGCCTGCAAATGGTGCAAAGTCTGCAGAAGGGCTCCCTGTGGAGAACTACCTA gtaccaaaagaaaaaacagcagagcTAAGTGGAGGCTTGAGTGCAGATCAGCCCACCTCTGTGCCCACTTCTGTCACGGATAACCCcattccttcctctttggaAGTCTCCAGCAACTTGAACCATGGCAGTGATGAAGTCAGCCAGGCAGGAGGCCTACCTGAGGGCCCGGCGCAGAGCAGCTCTGACCCCGATTCATACTCTGACTCCTACACTCATGTAGCTCCTTCCCCTGATGAGCCCCCACTCTTACCGTTGAGCACAGAGACTCTTGGAGGTGCAGAGTGTGTGCAGATGGAAGGAACGCAGCATCTGCGAAATGAGGAGGAGCTAAAACAAGAAGGGGAGGAGTCAGATGCGTATCTAAAGACAACTGACTTGGGAAAAGAAACAG ACCCCCATGCAGATTCAGAAGTGAGTCAGGAGAGAACCGAGAAGGCTGGTGAGGAGGGAGAGTCAGAGGTGAGGAAGAGAAGGTCCCTTTTAGCATCTCTGGAGCAGATTgggagaagagaagaggaagaggaagtggaCGAATTTCAGCTCCCCCAGCGAGAAGACGACAGCGGGTTTTCTGTGAACAAGTGCATCCTAGGTGCTCTCATTCTGTTAGGCCTTGGCACCATTTTTTTCTCAG GTATCTTCATGGATCTGGATGAGG AGAGCGACTATAGTACAAGGGATCTGAAAGATACAGAGCTACCAGGAAAACGG GAGTGGCTTAACCCAGAGGCTCCTCAGTCCCCACTAGATGCTGACAATTCAGAGCTTTTAAACAAGCTAGCCAAAGGGAATGAGCAGATTTCTGTGCTCCAAGCCCAACTTCAG ACACAGAACGAGGAGCTAAAAGTAGCCCAGGGACATGCAGCAGAGGGAGCAAAGGAGCGGCTGAGGTGGGAGGCGGTGGAGAAGGAAAACAGTAGGTTGAAGACAGAGATGGCTTCTCTTCCTGTCCTTCAGAAAGAGAATGAGAGGATGAAGAAAGAGCTGGAGTCATTCCCGGCCCTACAGAAAGAACTAGAAACTCTGAGATCCACTGTGACAGAATTAAaagtctcctcag GCAGTCAGACAACTCAAGCCTCCATGAAGCTCGCTACATTGCCCCCACCTGGTCAGCCAGAGGACAGCAAGCAGGAAACGGCTGGATCCACAGGGAGACAGACAAAGCATCCACGGGATGAcccaaagcagaaaaagaaagatgtgAAGAGAGATCGTTATGACTTGGGCGAgcagaaagagggaaaagagagaaaaaaatctgtagggatggaaggagagaaaaagggCCGTAAAGATGGCAGTAAAAAAGAatggaagaaggaaaaacatgagCAAGGAATGTCTGACAGGGAGAATGATAAGGAAGGTAGACTGAAGAGGCATAGTGAAGGGGAAAAACAGTGGAAGGAGAAAGACTGGAAGAAGGAGAAGACTAGCAGAGGTGATGAAGGAAAGCCATGGAAAGATGGGGAAGGAAAAAGAGAGCGGAcagaaaagagggagaaaaaagaatGGAATGAAGATGTCGATAGGAAAAGACCAAAGCATGAGAAAGTGAATGAGGGAAAACAATTGGGAGGTAAGGAGGAGAACAAGCACTGGAAGGAAGGAAAGGATCGTGGGGGGAGACAGAAAGAACAAAAGGAATGGAAGAAGCTGAAAGATGGCTTCAAAGAAAGTGGCAAAGTGCAGTGGGAAGATAAAGAGTGgaaggagaaaggagagagagagtggagaaGAGGCACTGAGAGGGatgataaaaatgacaaacttcAGGGTAAAGTAGGGAAAGAAAAGGATGAAAGGAAACGGTGGGAAGGCAGTAAAAATCACGGCAAAGACGGATCGAGGGAAGATGACAGGAAGCGATGGAATGAACATGAGCGGAAGAGTCAAAATGGGAAACACGATAAGGAATGGAAGAGCAAGGACAAGAAGTGGGAACAGTCGAAACGGGAGCAATCGAAAGAGAGAGACGGGAGGAAGGAGAAGAAGCATaatgaagactggaaaaaagacaaattgcAATTCCAGAAAAGCAAAGATGTATACAAGGTTAAAAATAATCATGGCAAAAAGGAAGAACATCAATACGGAGACCAAAAGCAGCCTCATACACACCGCAAACCCTCCATGGGGCAGCCTGAGTACTGGGTCCAGCAGAGAGAGCGTCTTCAGCACAGTCCTAAACCTTCACAGGAGTGCGACTCATTGGAGTCCTGTGCAAAGGCTGAGCGGCTGCTCCCTGTCCACTTACCCGAGTTTGAGGCCATCCTCCAAACCTATCTAGCTAAGGCAGAGCAGGCAGGTGTCGATGATTCCAAAAGAGAGGAGCTCAAAAAGCTGGCCACGCAGTTTTTTAAGGATGGCGTTTTTGTTCATGATCAGATGAGCTTTCAAGATTTTGTTGAAGATTTGAGCGATATTTTAGAAGACATGGTGGAAGAGGACGAGGATGGGGAACAAGATAGCGCTATAGAGGATGAAATGGAGGAGTTTGAGAGAGAAGTCATGAGAAAGTTTTCATTGCGAGGAGgtggagagaaagaggagagaatCAAAGGGGACTGGAGAAAGGAGAGCGGACAAGGACGTGGCTGA
- the pbxip1b gene encoding pre-B-cell leukemia homeobox interacting protein 1b isoform X3 — protein sequence MSGTGSANNSWTILTPEETAAETLKPVIMGTEYHGESHTTAPGSGDNNQPANGAKSAEGLPVENYLVPKEKTAELSGGLSADQPTSVPTSVTDNPIPSSLEVSSNLNHGSDEVSQAGGLPEGPAQSSSDPDSYSDSYTHVAPSPDEPPLLPLSTETLGGAECVQMEGTQHLRNEEELKQEGEESDAYLKTTDLGKETDPHADSEVSQERTEKAGEEGESEVRKRRSLLASLEQIGRREEEEEVDEFQLPQREDDSGFSVNKCILGALILLGLGTIFFSESDYSTRDLKDTELPGKREWLNPEAPQSPLDADNSELLNKLAKGNEQISVLQAQLQTQNEELKVAQGHAAEGAKERLRWEAVEKENSRLKTEMASLPVLQKENERMKKELESFPALQKELETLRSTVTELKVSSAGSQTTQASMKLATLPPPGQPEDSKQETAGSTGRQTKHPRDDPKQKKKDVKRDRYDLGEQKEGKERKKSVGMEGEKKGRKDGSKKEWKKEKHEQGMSDRENDKEGRLKRHSEGEKQWKEKDWKKEKTSRGDEGKPWKDGEGKRERTEKREKKEWNEDVDRKRPKHEKVNEGKQLGGKEENKHWKEGKDRGGRQKEQKEWKKLKDGFKESGKVQWEDKEWKEKGEREWRRGTERDDKNDKLQGKVGKEKDERKRWEGSKNHGKDGSREDDRKRWNEHERKSQNGKHDKEWKSKDKKWEQSKREQSKERDGRKEKKHNEDWKKDKLQFQKSKDVYKVKNNHGKKEEHQYGDQKQPHTHRKPSMGQPEYWVQQRERLQHSPKPSQECDSLESCAKAERLLPVHLPEFEAILQTYLAKAEQAGVDDSKREELKKLATQFFKDGVFVHDQMSFQDFVEDLSDILEDMVEEDEDGEQDSAIEDEMEEFEREVMRKFSLRGGGEKEERIKGDWRKESGQGRG from the exons ATGTCTGGCACTGGGAGTGCTAATAACAGCTGGACCATCCTAACTCCTGAG GAAACTGCTGCTGAAACCCTGAAGCCTGTGATAATGGGGACGGAGTACCATGGAGAAAGCCATACAACTGCACCAG GTTCTGGGGACAACAACCAGCCTGCAAATGGTGCAAAGTCTGCAGAAGGGCTCCCTGTGGAGAACTACCTA gtaccaaaagaaaaaacagcagagcTAAGTGGAGGCTTGAGTGCAGATCAGCCCACCTCTGTGCCCACTTCTGTCACGGATAACCCcattccttcctctttggaAGTCTCCAGCAACTTGAACCATGGCAGTGATGAAGTCAGCCAGGCAGGAGGCCTACCTGAGGGCCCGGCGCAGAGCAGCTCTGACCCCGATTCATACTCTGACTCCTACACTCATGTAGCTCCTTCCCCTGATGAGCCCCCACTCTTACCGTTGAGCACAGAGACTCTTGGAGGTGCAGAGTGTGTGCAGATGGAAGGAACGCAGCATCTGCGAAATGAGGAGGAGCTAAAACAAGAAGGGGAGGAGTCAGATGCGTATCTAAAGACAACTGACTTGGGAAAAGAAACAG ACCCCCATGCAGATTCAGAAGTGAGTCAGGAGAGAACCGAGAAGGCTGGTGAGGAGGGAGAGTCAGAGGTGAGGAAGAGAAGGTCCCTTTTAGCATCTCTGGAGCAGATTgggagaagagaagaggaagaggaagtggaCGAATTTCAGCTCCCCCAGCGAGAAGACGACAGCGGGTTTTCTGTGAACAAGTGCATCCTAGGTGCTCTCATTCTGTTAGGCCTTGGCACCATTTTTTTCTCAG AGAGCGACTATAGTACAAGGGATCTGAAAGATACAGAGCTACCAGGAAAACGG GAGTGGCTTAACCCAGAGGCTCCTCAGTCCCCACTAGATGCTGACAATTCAGAGCTTTTAAACAAGCTAGCCAAAGGGAATGAGCAGATTTCTGTGCTCCAAGCCCAACTTCAG ACACAGAACGAGGAGCTAAAAGTAGCCCAGGGACATGCAGCAGAGGGAGCAAAGGAGCGGCTGAGGTGGGAGGCGGTGGAGAAGGAAAACAGTAGGTTGAAGACAGAGATGGCTTCTCTTCCTGTCCTTCAGAAAGAGAATGAGAGGATGAAGAAAGAGCTGGAGTCATTCCCGGCCCTACAGAAAGAACTAGAAACTCTGAGATCCACTGTGACAGAATTAAaagtctcctcag CAGGCAGTCAGACAACTCAAGCCTCCATGAAGCTCGCTACATTGCCCCCACCTGGTCAGCCAGAGGACAGCAAGCAGGAAACGGCTGGATCCACAGGGAGACAGACAAAGCATCCACGGGATGAcccaaagcagaaaaagaaagatgtgAAGAGAGATCGTTATGACTTGGGCGAgcagaaagagggaaaagagagaaaaaaatctgtagggatggaaggagagaaaaagggCCGTAAAGATGGCAGTAAAAAAGAatggaagaaggaaaaacatgagCAAGGAATGTCTGACAGGGAGAATGATAAGGAAGGTAGACTGAAGAGGCATAGTGAAGGGGAAAAACAGTGGAAGGAGAAAGACTGGAAGAAGGAGAAGACTAGCAGAGGTGATGAAGGAAAGCCATGGAAAGATGGGGAAGGAAAAAGAGAGCGGAcagaaaagagggagaaaaaagaatGGAATGAAGATGTCGATAGGAAAAGACCAAAGCATGAGAAAGTGAATGAGGGAAAACAATTGGGAGGTAAGGAGGAGAACAAGCACTGGAAGGAAGGAAAGGATCGTGGGGGGAGACAGAAAGAACAAAAGGAATGGAAGAAGCTGAAAGATGGCTTCAAAGAAAGTGGCAAAGTGCAGTGGGAAGATAAAGAGTGgaaggagaaaggagagagagagtggagaaGAGGCACTGAGAGGGatgataaaaatgacaaacttcAGGGTAAAGTAGGGAAAGAAAAGGATGAAAGGAAACGGTGGGAAGGCAGTAAAAATCACGGCAAAGACGGATCGAGGGAAGATGACAGGAAGCGATGGAATGAACATGAGCGGAAGAGTCAAAATGGGAAACACGATAAGGAATGGAAGAGCAAGGACAAGAAGTGGGAACAGTCGAAACGGGAGCAATCGAAAGAGAGAGACGGGAGGAAGGAGAAGAAGCATaatgaagactggaaaaaagacaaattgcAATTCCAGAAAAGCAAAGATGTATACAAGGTTAAAAATAATCATGGCAAAAAGGAAGAACATCAATACGGAGACCAAAAGCAGCCTCATACACACCGCAAACCCTCCATGGGGCAGCCTGAGTACTGGGTCCAGCAGAGAGAGCGTCTTCAGCACAGTCCTAAACCTTCACAGGAGTGCGACTCATTGGAGTCCTGTGCAAAGGCTGAGCGGCTGCTCCCTGTCCACTTACCCGAGTTTGAGGCCATCCTCCAAACCTATCTAGCTAAGGCAGAGCAGGCAGGTGTCGATGATTCCAAAAGAGAGGAGCTCAAAAAGCTGGCCACGCAGTTTTTTAAGGATGGCGTTTTTGTTCATGATCAGATGAGCTTTCAAGATTTTGTTGAAGATTTGAGCGATATTTTAGAAGACATGGTGGAAGAGGACGAGGATGGGGAACAAGATAGCGCTATAGAGGATGAAATGGAGGAGTTTGAGAGAGAAGTCATGAGAAAGTTTTCATTGCGAGGAGgtggagagaaagaggagagaatCAAAGGGGACTGGAGAAAGGAGAGCGGACAAGGACGTGGCTGA
- the pbxip1b gene encoding pre-B-cell leukemia homeobox interacting protein 1b isoform X4: protein MSGTGSANNSWTILTPEETAAETLKPVIMGTEYHGESHTTAPGSGDNNQPANGAKSAEGLPVENYLVPKEKTAELSGGLSADQPTSVPTSVTDNPIPSSLEVSSNLNHGSDEVSQAGGLPEGPAQSSSDPDSYSDSYTHVAPSPDEPPLLPLSTETLGGAECVQMEGTQHLRNEEELKQEGEESDAYLKTTDLGKETDPHADSEVSQERTEKAGEEGESEVRKRRSLLASLEQIGRREEEEEVDEFQLPQREDDSGFSVNKCILGALILLGLGTIFFSGIFMDLDEESDYSTRDLKDTELPGKREWLNPEAPQSPLDADNSELLNKLAKGNEQISVLQAQLQTQNEELKVAQGHAAEGAKERLRWEAVEKENTGSQTTQASMKLATLPPPGQPEDSKQETAGSTGRQTKHPRDDPKQKKKDVKRDRYDLGEQKEGKERKKSVGMEGEKKGRKDGSKKEWKKEKHEQGMSDRENDKEGRLKRHSEGEKQWKEKDWKKEKTSRGDEGKPWKDGEGKRERTEKREKKEWNEDVDRKRPKHEKVNEGKQLGGKEENKHWKEGKDRGGRQKEQKEWKKLKDGFKESGKVQWEDKEWKEKGEREWRRGTERDDKNDKLQGKVGKEKDERKRWEGSKNHGKDGSREDDRKRWNEHERKSQNGKHDKEWKSKDKKWEQSKREQSKERDGRKEKKHNEDWKKDKLQFQKSKDVYKVKNNHGKKEEHQYGDQKQPHTHRKPSMGQPEYWVQQRERLQHSPKPSQECDSLESCAKAERLLPVHLPEFEAILQTYLAKAEQAGVDDSKREELKKLATQFFKDGVFVHDQMSFQDFVEDLSDILEDMVEEDEDGEQDSAIEDEMEEFEREVMRKFSLRGGGEKEERIKGDWRKESGQGRG, encoded by the exons ATGTCTGGCACTGGGAGTGCTAATAACAGCTGGACCATCCTAACTCCTGAG GAAACTGCTGCTGAAACCCTGAAGCCTGTGATAATGGGGACGGAGTACCATGGAGAAAGCCATACAACTGCACCAG GTTCTGGGGACAACAACCAGCCTGCAAATGGTGCAAAGTCTGCAGAAGGGCTCCCTGTGGAGAACTACCTA gtaccaaaagaaaaaacagcagagcTAAGTGGAGGCTTGAGTGCAGATCAGCCCACCTCTGTGCCCACTTCTGTCACGGATAACCCcattccttcctctttggaAGTCTCCAGCAACTTGAACCATGGCAGTGATGAAGTCAGCCAGGCAGGAGGCCTACCTGAGGGCCCGGCGCAGAGCAGCTCTGACCCCGATTCATACTCTGACTCCTACACTCATGTAGCTCCTTCCCCTGATGAGCCCCCACTCTTACCGTTGAGCACAGAGACTCTTGGAGGTGCAGAGTGTGTGCAGATGGAAGGAACGCAGCATCTGCGAAATGAGGAGGAGCTAAAACAAGAAGGGGAGGAGTCAGATGCGTATCTAAAGACAACTGACTTGGGAAAAGAAACAG ACCCCCATGCAGATTCAGAAGTGAGTCAGGAGAGAACCGAGAAGGCTGGTGAGGAGGGAGAGTCAGAGGTGAGGAAGAGAAGGTCCCTTTTAGCATCTCTGGAGCAGATTgggagaagagaagaggaagaggaagtggaCGAATTTCAGCTCCCCCAGCGAGAAGACGACAGCGGGTTTTCTGTGAACAAGTGCATCCTAGGTGCTCTCATTCTGTTAGGCCTTGGCACCATTTTTTTCTCAG GTATCTTCATGGATCTGGATGAGG AGAGCGACTATAGTACAAGGGATCTGAAAGATACAGAGCTACCAGGAAAACGG GAGTGGCTTAACCCAGAGGCTCCTCAGTCCCCACTAGATGCTGACAATTCAGAGCTTTTAAACAAGCTAGCCAAAGGGAATGAGCAGATTTCTGTGCTCCAAGCCCAACTTCAG ACACAGAACGAGGAGCTAAAAGTAGCCCAGGGACATGCAGCAGAGGGAGCAAAGGAGCGGCTGAGGTGGGAGGCGGTGGAGAAGGAAAACA CAGGCAGTCAGACAACTCAAGCCTCCATGAAGCTCGCTACATTGCCCCCACCTGGTCAGCCAGAGGACAGCAAGCAGGAAACGGCTGGATCCACAGGGAGACAGACAAAGCATCCACGGGATGAcccaaagcagaaaaagaaagatgtgAAGAGAGATCGTTATGACTTGGGCGAgcagaaagagggaaaagagagaaaaaaatctgtagggatggaaggagagaaaaagggCCGTAAAGATGGCAGTAAAAAAGAatggaagaaggaaaaacatgagCAAGGAATGTCTGACAGGGAGAATGATAAGGAAGGTAGACTGAAGAGGCATAGTGAAGGGGAAAAACAGTGGAAGGAGAAAGACTGGAAGAAGGAGAAGACTAGCAGAGGTGATGAAGGAAAGCCATGGAAAGATGGGGAAGGAAAAAGAGAGCGGAcagaaaagagggagaaaaaagaatGGAATGAAGATGTCGATAGGAAAAGACCAAAGCATGAGAAAGTGAATGAGGGAAAACAATTGGGAGGTAAGGAGGAGAACAAGCACTGGAAGGAAGGAAAGGATCGTGGGGGGAGACAGAAAGAACAAAAGGAATGGAAGAAGCTGAAAGATGGCTTCAAAGAAAGTGGCAAAGTGCAGTGGGAAGATAAAGAGTGgaaggagaaaggagagagagagtggagaaGAGGCACTGAGAGGGatgataaaaatgacaaacttcAGGGTAAAGTAGGGAAAGAAAAGGATGAAAGGAAACGGTGGGAAGGCAGTAAAAATCACGGCAAAGACGGATCGAGGGAAGATGACAGGAAGCGATGGAATGAACATGAGCGGAAGAGTCAAAATGGGAAACACGATAAGGAATGGAAGAGCAAGGACAAGAAGTGGGAACAGTCGAAACGGGAGCAATCGAAAGAGAGAGACGGGAGGAAGGAGAAGAAGCATaatgaagactggaaaaaagacaaattgcAATTCCAGAAAAGCAAAGATGTATACAAGGTTAAAAATAATCATGGCAAAAAGGAAGAACATCAATACGGAGACCAAAAGCAGCCTCATACACACCGCAAACCCTCCATGGGGCAGCCTGAGTACTGGGTCCAGCAGAGAGAGCGTCTTCAGCACAGTCCTAAACCTTCACAGGAGTGCGACTCATTGGAGTCCTGTGCAAAGGCTGAGCGGCTGCTCCCTGTCCACTTACCCGAGTTTGAGGCCATCCTCCAAACCTATCTAGCTAAGGCAGAGCAGGCAGGTGTCGATGATTCCAAAAGAGAGGAGCTCAAAAAGCTGGCCACGCAGTTTTTTAAGGATGGCGTTTTTGTTCATGATCAGATGAGCTTTCAAGATTTTGTTGAAGATTTGAGCGATATTTTAGAAGACATGGTGGAAGAGGACGAGGATGGGGAACAAGATAGCGCTATAGAGGATGAAATGGAGGAGTTTGAGAGAGAAGTCATGAGAAAGTTTTCATTGCGAGGAGgtggagagaaagaggagagaatCAAAGGGGACTGGAGAAAGGAGAGCGGACAAGGACGTGGCTGA